GACAAGACCAGGGCGCATCGTGAAATAGCACTTCTCCTTCTTGTATTGCTGTAGTTTTAGAATCTTACTTGACTTCTTGGCATCAGTGTTGGTGGATGACTCTAATTTGCAATAAGGGATTAACTTGGTCCACAACAAGTCCCACAAGGTCTTGCTTGTGATGTTTCCTAAATATCTTTGTTGTTCAAGGGCAGGTGGAGGAGGCTATGGCCATGGGTAGACGAGACTGAACTTTTACAAGAATCTGTATGCATGACAGTCTATGAGGAGTCATTACAAGATGTACAGTTGTGCATCTATAACCTTTGCTTCGGCAAATACATTATTTTCCCTTGAGTTAACATTTTCTGTGTACAGCTACTGGAGGGGAATGAAATATTTTGAACTAAAAGTAGTTACTTACTGGGGGGTCATACTCTTaagaaattaacaatttttctACCGCTGCATTGTCCGAAattcctaccttcctatttatcttAACTAACATGTTCATTGAATTAATACAAACAATATGTGTCGAAATATGAATAGCCAAATCACCAAACAaataacattttatcttactgACAATTTCTTTGTGGGTGACTCCGCATTATTAAGAATGATATTGTGCACCAGTTAATCAATGATCGACAAAACAAATAGATTGGTGTCAATAATAACTTTTCCAGGTATGTTCTTCCTACGCTAAATAGTAAATACAGGTAAAGGTTGATACTACAGAGGTATATTCTAGGGAGTGTCTCCCGGCAGTACGCACTTGATGTTTGGCTGCCGGAAGTCACGTGACTGTCCCTTCAGTAAGCACTTTGCTGCGAGGACGGTTCTCATGCAATTGCATCAGTATGGAGATCACTGTGTTGCACACGTGAATATTGAAGGAATTAGTTAATCACAAAGTAATTTCCATCTTATGTTTTAGTCCTTCATGTTCAATAAACAGAATAGTGTAAAAGTTCCGCAGTAGGCCGATACTGAAATTTACGTAGTTGATATATGTGCGTACAGATACGTTGAAATATTCTGCCgattagtgtttttttttctttctttctgtggatCTTAGTTGTTGTAACGAAATGTGCgtaaaatatggaaaataaatgtGGTTAAAAGCTCAACACAAGGTTATACCGCTCATAAGTCTGCTACCTCGATTTATTTCGCATTCACATGTAGGGGGACCAAACCAGGGagtatgaagtatttttaatattttggacgaCGAAAAGCGGGTTTTAATTAGCCACAGGTTAGTTCCAGCCCTGCTGAAAACCTGCCTAAGGAATGCTGTATGGTGAAAAAAGATCATGGCTGCACCTGAACAGTCATAATTTGTACAACTCTAGAAAACGTCATCAGCTTCCCTAAACATAACAACTTAACAGCTGAAAATCTTGAAAGTGTTTACCCTGATCTTAGATATAACGTAATGGATAATGTTACATGGCCAAAAATATTGTGATgtattgttttttttattccagagtGTCGCCAATATTCCTGTGAAATAATCTTTTCTGTGACAAACAGAAAGAAGAATTAAGTGTAAACGGGTCACATACTGCTCAGAAAGTTACTCCCATAATGCCTGTGTCTAAACTTAACGTGTTATCACTTTTTATAGAAGTGAAGCCAATTTCACTGTGTCTGTGTAAACATTGGTTATCAGCACAAGAAGCAGGTTAGTATAACTGAACTGAATGCCTAAATTCAATAAGTGCATGGTGcagaacacctgcttcctttggtggTGTATCTAAATATACCAACAGAAAATCTATAGTGTTAAAGAAATATACTTAAAAAGCTACTGTGTGGACCTAGATTTTGAGTTGGCTGCTTTGGACTTATTAAATCTTATTATAATAATTGTTGTCTagtacagggtgtggtagataagtaatgagactggccgccgcgcggcgcaccagtcgctcgcagggcggtctccacctgtacgtcacgtggtgggggatctgagctaacaatagaaccagttcgcagtcgcgtcggagctctggtgcagtgagggtcgagcgtcgcgtattacgttgtttgtgtgcgcgtgacacttgtgaaaacgctgaagatggatcgctcgatagaacagcggtaagcaatcaaattttgctttcgcttgggcaaaactgcttcggaaacttttgctatgattacggaggcctacaaagaagacaccctatcaagagctcaagtgttccggtggtttaataaatttaaaaacgggagggaatccgttgaagacatggaacaatctggacgcccttcaacgagtcgtgtggatgaaacggtggcccaagtgaaagaactcctggactccgaccgtcgtttaagtctcaaaatgatcgccgatgaggtctccgtgaataaatttacggttcaccaaattgttacgcaagatttgatgatgaggaaagtttgcgCAAAATTGGTTCCCTGAGTGCTCACCGTCGAACAAAAGCAACAACGAGTGGTTTgccgtgagatgttgaatgatttggaaaataatccagactttttagacaacgtagtaacaggcGACGAATCGTGGACATTCCAGTACGACCTGGAGACGAAAGCCCAGAGCTCGGAGTGGCACACACCGGCATCCCCGCTGCCGAACAAAGCAAGAATGTCAAAGTCccgcatcaagacaatgctgattgtgtttttcgacaagcgggggttaattcacaaagagtttgtccctcaggagaagactgtcaatgccgaattctacaaagaagtcctTCAGCGATCAGCGATTGCACAGAGCCGTCAAATGGAAGCGGCAGGACCTTGCTCAACGCTGGcatctccaccacgacaacgctccggcgcacacagcgttcctcgtgacctcctacttgacccgaattggagttgaagttctgccacagccaccatacagccctgacttgagtcatcctgatttcttcctatttccgaagGTCAAAAGATGCCTGAAGGGCTTCGACGACATTCCGAACATCCAACGTGCTGTCACGAAGGCACTAACTGGGATAACTCAAACGGACTACAGTGGGGCCTACGAAGCTTGGAAAATGCGCTGGCAACGTCGTGTCGACACCCAAGGCAAGTACTCtgaagaatattaacgttttgtacaacttggatcaataaatttgtttttctagactgagtctcattacgtatctaccacaccctgtataaCGTTCTCCAGATggcaactttgaaaattttctcatCCAAATAGAATCTTGGCTGTGCTATTTTATGCACTTGAAATCAGAAATTGCACTGGGTGTTCAATGTACACTTTTGCAAGGAGAGTTCTAAGGAGGAAAATTTATAAATCTATTAACAATTTATGGACTATTTGTAGCTTGTCATTTACCAAGCAGAGGTGATGCCTGCCTTGACACTGTTACCCCAAATCTAAATGCATGGGACTATGAGATGACTTTAGTTGACTCAATGACGTCTGCCAACAGAGCACTAGTCATGGGACTTTATACGAAGAGAACTAATAATCAACCAGCTGTTTCCTAGCATTCTAATTATGTATTCACAAAAGGGATCACTAACAAGGAAACATTAAACTCTTTTGAAACAGCGCTATCTGCAGTAGACTCACAGGTGGGATTACAAGAAATCGCTGATTAATGCATTTAAAGAGTTATTTCAGACCATCAAAACCAAATTTGATTATAACTATCCACAGAAGACaaaaaaatgttgcaacacaggCAAACTATTTTGTCATAACAGACATGACATTTAAGCACTTTTGAGAATTTCAGCCAGTTTTCTTTTACCTAGAAACTGAGACTTGCTGTAGCATGACACTAAATCCTTGATTTTTGTGCTCAAACACAGTAGTAAAATAATGACAAATTCCATTACTTTCTTTGTTGTCTTTTGTTAACTCAAATCCTTTACCAAACGCTGATACAGATCaattataatgtttcattgtgCAATTCAGTTTTATTTACACAATTAGATATCACTGAATTATAGAATACAGTTTTAATGAGCCAAGATGGTGGGACAGCATTATTTTAGTATACCATGATTAACAAAACTCAAAGAATGCAcaagtaaatttaaatttttattcaccTTCAAGTACatggaatatctctctctctctctctctctcacacacacacacacacacacacacacacacacacacacacacacaaattgccaTAATGTACAAGGCCACCTTTATGTGcattaacaatattaggaaaaggatagtttgctattcactgtaaaggtgacatgttgagttgcaaacaggcacaatgtaaagactgttacacatttagtgtTAATCTGTTTGTGTTTTTTctggagaaggctttggccaaaaactAAATGTGTAACATTCTttacattgtgcctgtctgcaactcaacatgtcatctttacagtgagtggcaaactatttttttcctaatattgttgacattccaacctggagtttacttttttttttttttaaatcacttaaTCACCCCTCACAAAATCCTTCTCTGCTTTGTGGAAGAAAATCTAGCCTGAGATTCAATCTTCGCATTCACATATACTGTGTTTTCTTGTGAGAAAGAAAAATCTTTATTAAAattgccaatgatcttcttcagatcCTTCAATACTTTGGCCTTAGTCTCCGGTCCACACTGTGTTCCTTTGCTGAGTGCAACTATAGTTTCACAGTGAGACATCACATCCTGTTCAAATGTGTCAGCAGATTTTTCTGAATTGCCAGAAAGCAATGCTGACACATATTCATTGTCTGCACTAGAGGGCAAGCAGCAGTGTTCACTCTTCTGGACAGCACCAGACAATGATTTGGCACATGCATGTATATGCTTacatatgttaaaatttaaaatgtctAAACAGCTGCATTTATACGAATGCACACTCATGTTGCAGGGGTTACACTTAAGTGAACATTTTCTTTTGCATATCAGTTCTGAATTTTTTTACAACATACACTTCACAACCAGTGGAAGAAAGCACTTCCCACAACCCTTCACTCCTGCATAAAATCATCCCATTTGTTATATCTGAGCTATCGTTGTGGCTTGCTTTCACTCTTGACACCCTAGAGCACGTTTTGAGAGCTTCACTAAGCCCTCATATACTTTGTCTCTCACTAAACATAATAAAGCATTTAATGACTTGTCCAGCCTTCTGCACTTTTTCCCTTCTAGATAACTGTATTTAATAACTTTATGTAGGGACTCCAAGTAATTGTTCGTATTAACGCCCAATCAGTGCCTAAAACAATACGCCCACTTTTCCACTCGCTGGCATACATTTTAAGAAAGTACCTGCCAAATTCTGCAGTATCCGGATCATTCAATAAGTCTTCCACCACTTTCTCCAGACTACAACTAAAAACATCTATATCCAGCTCAGTCTGAAGTCGCTTTAGTGAACTAAACACTGCTGATTTTTTCTCACTACCCCCAGAAATTCTCCTTAAATTCTGAGACCAGTTCCGTTGTATATGCCAAGAACACAGATACTGGTTTGGCACAGGTCCCATTACTGCTGACCATGCATTACAAAATGCTGGTGCATCGTCAGACATAAACACATTGGTCTTTACAGTGTCCACCCTTTCTCTCACATATTTGAAATAAAAAGACAGTAAACACATGTCTCCCctatttgaaaaacaaaatgcaaCTGGCATTCCAGCACCATatctcaacaacaacaatagtaaaaaGTTGAAAATCATATGCAGTCATGCCATGAGTGCCATCCACACATATTTTATCTTCTCCATACTTTAGAAGTTGTTCGGCCTGAAAGTCTGTCATTATAATAAGAATGACATCTTCATCTTGAAAATTAGGATCCACTTGTTTTTGCTGCTTGAAATACAGTACTGGGTTGTCACTTTGTCTCTTCATTTCTTGAACCCACAATTTCACACTCACTGCATCATTTTGATGCTTCTTCGTTGCATAACCAATATCAAAATCCCTTTTTATATTATGCAAATCTTTTTTCTTAAGGAGATGGACTCTCTCCACACTTGTAGCGATTGGTGCACTTCGGACATCTTGTAAAACTCATCCAACAGGAACACCCTGTGACAGCCgtcctgaaaaaagaaaaaaaaggaaataaaaatgaagCACATTGATAGACCCTACGTCTGTTCACACAAATAAATTTGAGAATTTCATGTACACAAGTGTAACataatccattttacctgccaactCTGCCCTCTCGTTCCTATGCAGAAATGTTCTTCCAATATCTTGGGTGTGTCCCATAtgttttggaaaaaattttaagcagcatttgtcctttgttattgtcaCTTGCCTATTTTATTCGTGCCCATACTTTTGACACACCTGGCACCTGTTCCTTTAGAATTGAAATTGAAAGAACGATGGCAGTGGTAATATCGAACACGTTTTTCTAATCGCTCCTGCTCCGAACAATTCATTACATAACGAACATGGTTTACATTTTCGTAAGAAATTTTCGACTCTTCAAAGTCTGAAAAAATGTTAAGGCAGTATTTTTAAGTCATGTACTTGGGACCAACAAAATTTACTAAACGTGACtaacacaataaatataaaaaacaaacCTGCAAGACAATCAAATTCTATCTCCTGGCACTCAAAACTAACGTCATGGTTCTCTTGAATATGTGTTCTCAGTGTGTCATAGGTGAGAAACGAGAGAGAGATCACTGTGGGCAAATAATGCGGCATTTCCGACTGTTTTCCTCCGACTTCATGCCATGCGCAGTTATTTGATGACGTTTTAATGAACTGCATCTCATAAATGCAATTCCGCACTGGGGTCACAATTCACTGCCTTTTCCTTTTTTAGACACATGGATATCAAGTTCATGAACTTTCCTCATATGAGCGTAGCGGTTCTTTCGCATTATAAACTCTGAACTACATTCCTCACACTTATAGAGCGTTTCGTGGGAATTACTCATGTTTACTAAAACAAAGTAAACAATAACAAGAAACACTAACAAAACGGAACAGCAGTAACGAAATAACAAGAAGCAGCAACAAACAACGAAAGCAGTTATATAGAGCACAAGGCAAACATCAACATAAATGGCGTCTTCGAACAGGATGCCTCGTCACGTGAAAACAACTTCCGGTCAGTAAACGTCAAAACAGCCAAGTGCGTACTGTCGCGAGAAACTCCCATATATTCTAACCTCCTTGGTGAATACCAGTGGCTGTCGATTCCAAAGATAACAATACTACGCGCAATGTTAAGTTGCGGCCGAGTTCAGTCTTCAGTGCTGTACTAAGATTGTGCCACGATGGGGGAGATGTCAGTGAAGTCTCTTTTGTAAACAGTTCATTTCAATTATTATGTATACCCTTTTTTACGGACTTTACAAATATCTAGTACAAAAAGATGAATACTGTATTCTTATTCTCGGACTTGATAATGCGGGTAAATCCGTAAGTATGCacatttaaataaatacacaacaaCAGTGTATTTGTCTTCCTGTAATGACATAGATGCAAATAAATATAACATCTGCTTGAGTTTGCCATGTCATCAATTTTATGAGTTCTGTTTGTATGTCACGTTGTGAGAAACAAAGTTATGGAAACATTCTTTCGCCCCTCTTGCATAGACATACCTCGAAGCTGCCAAGACAAAGTTCAcgaaaaaatataagggaataagtcCCAACAAAATAACCACCACAGTAGGTTTAAACATTGGCAAAATAGACATTGCTGGAATCAGACTTAATTTTTGGGATTTGGGCGGTCAGGAGGAACTCCAGTCTCTGTGGGACAAGGTAATGTCCAGTTATATTGAAATTTTCAGCGCATGGACGTATATGCTCTCATTTCGAACATTGTATACATTTTATTGAAAGATGATTGAATGACATTTTCTTTACAGTATTATGCAGAATCCcatgctgtgatatacatagtagATTCGTCAGACAGAGACCGGATTCCTGCATCAAAGGAAGCTTTTGGTGAGCAGTCAATGATTACAATATTTGTGTGTTAGAAATATTATGATGGTGATTGTAAAATAGTGTATGTGCCAGTGGAAAGAAGTATGTTAAGTAATTGAGCGAAATTTAGAATTTACATAGCTATTTTGAATCTCGGATATGAACATTTTTGTATCTTTCCTTTGTCACGCACATATTTGAACTAACAGGAAGTTTTTTCGTGGGAACATCTTATGTGAGAGATGTCAATGTTGTAACAAATGTGGTCATAGAGTTCTGTTATGCATGGACTGTACATATAACAATTTTAGCAGAGTATTCACTATTGTGATCATCTCAGCCTTTTCAGGTCGTTATTATATCTTGGAAGTTAATTTTTACATCAGTGCCCATTCTGTATCTGTGTGTATGGTGATTGTCTTTGTAGCTGTCCCCTGTGTGTttctagatttcagtagttctctgCATTTTAGATATGTGACAAACAGGTATTATTTGCAGAGGAGCATTTGTTTGATGACTCATAGGCATATACTCATCAGTATGTAAGCCTAATATTCAGTTACTGTAcaggatgagaaaaaaaaatcaaggtgTCTTGAAGAAAGTGAACCCAGAAGCATCATAAGAGCTTGGAGATTGGGATCCTGGAAACATCACTGATAAgaactaatttacatttattttattggtccttttcatcatttttttgtatTTAGAATGTACAGTGATGTAGGATATTTTATGAtaataaatctaaaaaaaattaaataacaaatataatgcaaatatttgCAGTCAAACCAAATTATACATAAAGTTTAGGGGATAACAAATAAGATTCACATTAAGTTTCTTGTTTTAAGAAACTCATTTAATGATTGATCATAACCCTGAAAGTCGATTAACACACCAATATATGATATTATTCTACGTGCTATATTGTACTaaagtatggaactggggacctagaaacaatgtAGAGGCTGCATCGCCatcgtagctctcagtggttcacaaccccacaacaggctacagcagtccactcaccccacctccgtcccacaccaaacccagggttattgtgcagtttgacCCCCAGTCGACAAACTCTCGTCCCCCACTCAAGGGAATGTCTCACGCCAGACAACTGTAACTCCAATGAATGTTTGcatgatagagtaattatggtgtatgtgtacGTGAAGAAAGTTTTTGCGTAGCAGtcactgacatagtgtagctgaggctgaataagggaaaccagccctcatttgctgaggcagatggattaccgccttaaaaaccatccgcagactggcTATCACACCAGATCTCGAAACTAACCTGCTGGGCGGATTCATGCCAGGGACCTGCACACCTTCCCACCCAGACCTGGAAAGCAGttcgttagactgcacggctaaccagGCAGGCTACGTAGTATATTACTTGGTGCACTATGACCTCTGGTCTAAGAACCTGCCTGTGGTCAAGTACTGAATACCTGTATTTGAAGTCTGACATCTGAAGAGTCTCACTGACAAGAGAAGATATCACAGCAAAAAGTTagataaagaaaaagagagaaataaataaatcagtgactgactgactgatgatgatgatgatgatgatgatgatgatgatgatgatgatgtcccatactcttcGATAGAGCATAGGGGACAATGTGGGAGACCCACACcgtcttactaggcaaggtcctagcagaggtggtttgccgttCCCTCCTTCGCCTGTCTGTGTTGGAGACATATTATAGTCGAGAATATCTTTAGTTGTGTATTAAGTTGCTGTGTACCATCACATCTGTAAGTGTAATTGCTTGTAATGGATAAATATGTAACATAATTTAAATGGGAAAAAAATCAGCTTGTGTTCAAAACAAAATATTCTAGAGTGCATATAATCCTCTAACCAAAACTCTACTAAATTTTTCAAGTGTGGTCATACGGGAATTAAAACATAGAAAGGAAGCCTTGAGATTGGGCAGAGATTGTAAATAGTACTCTTAGCAATGTAGACTGTTAGTTTGTTATTGTCATTTGTCTTCTCTCTCTTTTTACAGATAAGATGATTTCAAGTGAAAGCCTGATTGGGGTACCTCTTCTTGTTCTGGCAAATAAACAAGATATCCCTGACTGTATGGGTGTTCGTGAAGTTAAGCCAATCTTCAACAAAAGTGCACATCTTATTGGTCGTAGGGATTGTATGGTGATGCCAGTGTCTGCATTAACAGGGTTAGTGTAATACATCTTAGGTTATATTGTGCGATATCCATGTTTACAAATCCATCTTGTGGGATTTTTTAATGGTCTTTGATCCTTAGTACTCCTGTGTTTTAGCTTTGAGGCCTAAATACTTCTAGTGTAAGGACTTCTCCACATTCTGCCAATGCTGTTATCAGAAGGGGCAGAGTAATGGGTAGACTGTAGATTGTATTGTATTGGTCCTGTAATGTAGAAAGCAGCTCATAAATAAGTCATTGGACAAGTCAATTTATAAAT
The Schistocerca gregaria isolate iqSchGreg1 chromosome 1, iqSchGreg1.2, whole genome shotgun sequence genome window above contains:
- the LOC126350350 gene encoding ADP-ribosylation factor-related protein 1, with translation MYTLFYGLYKYLVQKDEYCILILGLDNAGKSTYLEAAKTKFTKKYKGISPNKITTTVGLNIGKIDIAGIRLNFWDLGGQEELQSLWDKYYAESHAVIYIVDSSDRDRIPASKEAFDKMISSESLIGVPLLVLANKQDIPDCMGVREVKPIFNKSAHLIGRRDCMVMPVSALTGDGINEGIRWLVDCIKRNSDIRPPRNQDDT